The following are encoded together in the Trichomycterus rosablanca isolate fTriRos1 chromosome 19, fTriRos1.hap1, whole genome shotgun sequence genome:
- the rnd1a gene encoding rho family GTPase 1a, whose amino-acid sequence MKERRISEASAVRCKLVLVGDVQCGKTAMLQVLAKDSYPETYIPTVFENYTAGLDIDDQHIELSLWDTSGSPYYDNVRPLCYSDSDAVLLCFDISRPDTVDSSLKKWKSEIMDLCPSTRIILVGCKRDLRTDVCTLMELSNQKMVPISNEQGSLLAKQVGAEVYLECSAFTSEKSIHSVFRSAAASCLKKQQPPVKPSPAHRKGILHLTSRTDLLRSSFSRERSKSCTVM is encoded by the exons ATGAAGGAGAGAAGAATTAGTGAAGCTTCGGCTGTGCGCTGTAAACTGGTGTTAGTAGGAGACGTGCAGTGCGGTAAAACAGCTATGTTACAGGTGCTCGCGAAGGACTCTTACCCTGAG ACATACATCCCAACAGTGTTTGAAAACTACACAGCTGGCCTGGACATAGACGATCAGCACATAGAGCTTAGTCTATGGGACACATCAG GTTCACCGTATTATGATAATGTCAGGCCACTCTGCTATAGCGATTCAGATGCTGTGCTTCTGTGTTTCGACATCAGCCGGCCAGACACTGTCGACAGCTCTCTGAAAAag tgGAAGTCTGAGATCATGGATCTCTGCCCCAGCACTCGCATCATTCTGGTTGGCTGTAAGAGGGATTTGCGCACTGATGTGTGCACACTGATGGAGCTGTCCAATCAGAAAATGGTACCCATTTCTAACGAACAG GGGTCCTTGCTGGCGAAGCAGGTGGGAGCAGAGGTGTATCTGGAGTGTTCAGCATTCACGTCAGAAAAAAGCATTCACAGCGTGTTCCGCTCTGCAGCAGCATCCTGCCTGAAAAAACAGCAGCCGCCCGTCAAACCAAGCCCCGCCCACCGGAAAGGCATTTTGCACCTGACTAGTAGGACAGACCTTCTCCGCTCCTCTTTCAGCAGAGAGAGAAGCAAGAGCTGCACTGTCATGTAA